One Calliopsis andreniformis isolate RMS-2024a chromosome 9, iyCalAndr_principal, whole genome shotgun sequence genomic window carries:
- the LOC143183946 gene encoding heme A synthase COX15, giving the protein MAIMLNVTRYCTTIARNNATRLLPVRQNLYTCAPKPRITDKAFLLTKRNAIYFHKDLLKQGSTIALSLSSKSVHKTDKIVGKWMLTCSGMVFIAVVLGGVTRLTESGLSMVTWKLLGEKLPTTESQWHAEFERYKQFPEYKINNQNMTLEEFKRIWWMEYLHRMWGRLIGGVFIIPAAYFWAKGMLRPEMKTRVAVLGILIGLQGLMGWYMVKSGLEDRFVEPSDVPRVSQYRLAAHLGMAFIIYTGFLYNALNYLLPAQKLALDNSNININNVKRKLKSFRTLVHSTKGLVFLTAMSGALVAGMDAGLIYNTFPKMANKWIPDDLLALAPKWKNFTENPTAVQFDHRILGITTLSLITYIGIASRHHRLPGNAKKAVAAALCAGYLQVLLGISTLMYHVPVALAALHQSGSLLVLSTMIWLCHELKYLKYAIK; this is encoded by the exons ATGGCAAT CATGCTTAATGTAACAAGATATTGTACAACAATTGCTAGAAACAATGCAACAAGACTGCTGCCAGTTCGGCAGAATTTATATACCTGTGCTCCAAAACCCAGAATTACAGATAAAGCATTTTTATTAACAAAAAGAAATGCTATTTACTTCCATAAG GATTTACTCAAACAAGGAAGCACCATAGCTTTAAGTTTATCATCAAAATCAGTTCATAAAACAGATAAAATTGTAGGAAAATGGATGTTAACTTGCAGTGGCATGGTTTTTATAGCTGTAGTGTTAG GAGGTGTAACAAGACTAACAGAATCTGGCTTATCTATGGTCACTTGGAAATTACTTGGTGAAAAGTTACCTACTACAGAAAGTCAATGGCATGCAGAATTTGAACGTTACAAACAGTTTCCTGAGTATAAAAT aaataatCAAAACATGACACTAGAAGAATTTAAACGCATTTGGTGGATGGAATATTTACATAGAATGTGGGGGCGTTTAATAGGTGGTGTATTCATAATTCCAGCAGCATACTTTTGGGCAAAAGGTATGCTGAGACCAGAAATGAAAACCAGAGTAGCAGTCCTGGGAATATTGATTGGCTTACAAGGTCTTATGGGTTGGTACATGGTTAAATCTGGTTTGGAAGATCGTTTTGTGGAGCCATCAGATGTACCTCGTGTTTCACAATACCGTTTGGCTGCGCATTTGGGAATGGCATTTATTATATATACAGGATTTTTGTATAATGCTTTAAATTACTTACTTCCTGCCCAGAAACTAGCGCTTGATAATtcgaatattaatattaataatgtaaAAAGGAAACTAAAATCGTTTAGAACATTAGTTCACTCTACCAAGGGATTAGTTTTCCTTACTGCTATGTCTGGAGCCTTAGTAGCAGGAATGGATGCAGGACTTATTTATAACACATTCCCAAAAATGGCAAATAAATGGATACCAGATGATCTACTTGCACTAGCAcctaaatggaaaaattttacTGAAAATCCGACTGCTGTACAATTTGATCACAGAATATTG GGCATCACTACTTTGTCATTAATAACTTACATCGGAATAGCGTCTCGTCATCACAGGCTTCCTGGAAACGCAAAGAAAGCAGTAGCTGCCGCTCTTTGCGCGGGTTATTTACAAGTATTATTAGGAATTTCAACATTGATGTATCACGTGCCTGTAGCACTAGCTGCACTTCATCAGTCAGGAAGTCTTCTTGTTTTAAGTACAATGATTTGGTTGTGTCatgaattgaaatatttgaaatatgctattaaataa
- the LOC143183949 gene encoding ubiquitin domain-containing protein 1 codes for MGGCIGITRARNASVDDTTGNSTRVNSGNSRKNHPLCHEVIRWKSDVPLTEGQLRSKRDEFWDTAPAFDGRKEIWDALRAGATAAEAQDYQLAQAILDGANISVPNGFLTECYDELGTRYQVPIYCLSYPINIVKEDNGRDSPADCSEPVDSGVEQTLKLRLSTTLGEVKLSVYSKDTIATAKKKLQSQEGLEPSRQRWFFGGKLLGDKMHIEEAKIQPGYVIQVIVNPEKLDDSPMKTS; via the exons ATGGGAGGCTGCATAGGTATAACGAGGGCTAGAAACGCCTCCGTCGACGACACTACAGGAAATTCGACGAGGGTAAATTCAG GCAATTCAAGAAAAAATCATCCACTCTGTCATGAAGTAATTAGATGGAAATCAGATGTACCTTTGACAGAAGGACAACTTCGAAGCAAAAGAGACGAATTTTGGGATACTGCACCTGCATTTGATGGACGCAAAGAAATATGGGATGCTTTGAGGGCAGGTGCAACTGCAGCAGAAGCTCAGGATTATCAGTTAGCACAAGCTATATTGGATGGAGCTAACATTTCTGTACCAAATGGCTTTTTAACAGAATGTTATGATGAATTGGGAACTAGATATCAAGTTCCTATTTACTGCTTATCTTATCCAATTAATATTGTGAAAGAGGATAATGGAAGAGACTCCCCAGCCGATTGTTCAG AACCTGTTGATAGTGGAGTTGAACAGACACTGAAGCTCAGATTATCAACTACATTAGGTGAAGTTAAATTGTCGGTTTACAGCAAAGATACTATTGCTACTGCTAAAAAGAAATTGCAG AGTCAAGAAGGTTTAGAACCATCTCGTCAAAGGTGGTTTTTTGGTGGAAAATTATTAGGTGATAAAATGCACATagaagaagcaaaaatacaaccagGTTATGTCATACAAGTGATTGTGAATCCAGAAAAATTGGATGATAGTCCAATGAAAACAAGCTGA
- the Mms19 gene encoding MMS19 nucleotide excision repair protein: MASLTSTVLKEKLLTAVKGNESLNGTCQEIASGIQSGYIKLFEIVGELGPFVTDKDVNIRERGIETLSSILSYLPKDYLNETELHFITSFYSDRLKDHHSIIPAALKGTLAIVEMKHLPRDSPACLFRVLFDHVQCQSQLLPDRRNIYLIFSTLLQNRLEDLKTMGPDFIYGIISAMDGERDPRNLMLLFSILPHFIKEFPLGHLTEEMFEVIACYFPVDFNPSGSDGVGITRDDLAEKLAPCLCVIPQFAEFCMPLILEKLCSNLKTAKLDSLNLLCKGVKTFGTKGLEQYITELSSVLRKEIVPGGDQDLKEASLKAVTSIIEVLSNDIKLCENFIDDIITDVKSSLYDIQLSLFRPTIKLLECIATVNKESCVQVLKTIVPLCLGQYSSKTSVTDKTVLIEILNTFMKISSDHGFHIRDVPELSWTDIPQLYLNELSMEHMELQSKLLHGLTIQKMYLNGTHRSLLYDKICHLIETNNNEIRTISTLAFAALYPREISTLIKERFQLNTDEAKIEVRKLEVVAAAAAKTYELGTEVLPCIVSQTSAANSEISFTALACLHRLVATKDIDYDIHHYLYNECNIIEKLIALNVTPEDQILDLILNICRLIVRKLTSEEQQKIVNRYAAMLNEQISETNAVLIMNIIIPLRQNINLIISSNLLENLYNLSLNSIYSNIRLITCKFIAVMLNKMNDNDEYSQHILLYFKEKIANKLDTSISIEAKQAAVSLQMWLTKAIITKGSCNAYILLNELTNIFKHDQVGQYVAQEYNILTNKQEDALTEDNFCNIRIFYRQRVFEHLIQKNLDFEGLSRQNYLTALIHLLEEVPMELLFMHLTKLVPLLIESLSLDNEQLIFSTLITLKLLLETKHSIFGDKIQCFIPRFLKLCSYKTMRVRIAALECLTNYCNYPTILINMYKQDVLEKLANSIDDRKRLVRKAAVNARTKWFLVGAPGGITEE; encoded by the exons ATGGCTTCACTTACAAGTACCGTTCTTAAAGAGAAGCTTCTTACTGCTGTCAAAGGAAACGAATCACTAAACGGAACATGCCAGGAGATCGCCTCAG GAATACAAAGTGGATATATAAAGCTTTTTGAGATTGTGGGAGAACTTGGACCTTTTGTGACTGACAAAGATGTCAACATACGGGAAAGGGGTATTGAAACCCTTTCTTCTATTTTATCTTATTTGCCAAAAGATTATTTGAATGAAACTGAACTGCATTTTATAACATCATTTTATTCGGATAGACTTAAAGATCATCATAGCATTATACCTGCAGCACTAAAGGGAACTTTGGCAatt GTTGAAATGAAGCATTTACCTAGGGATTCACCAGCCTGTCTATTTAGAGTTCTTTTTGATCATGTTCAATGCCAATCTCAATTATTACCTGATCGCCGTaacatatatttaatattttcaacaTTGTTACAAAACAGATTAGAAGACTTGAAAACTATGGGGCCAGATTTTATATATGGAATAATTAGTGCTATGGATGGAGAACGGGATCCTAGAAATTTGATGCTATTATTTAGCATACTTCCACACTTTATAAAAGAATTTCCATTAGGCCATTTAACTGAAGAAATGTTTGAAGTCATTGCATGTTATTTTCCAGTTGACTTCAATCCT TCTGGATCAGATGGAGTAGGAATAACACGTGATGATTTGGCAGAAAAATTGGCACCTTGTCTTTGTGTTATACCACAGTTTGCTGAGTTTTGTATGCCACTTATACTTGAGAAGTTATGCTCCAATCTTAAAACTGCCAAATTGGACTCCTTAAATTTATTATGCAAAGGCGTGAAAACGTTTGGTACAAAGGGCCTTGAACAATATATAACTGAATTATCATCAGTTTTGAGAAAAGAAATTGTACCAGGTGGAGACCAAGACTTAAAAGAGGCAAGCTTAAAAGCTGTCACATCAATAATAGAAGTCTTATCAAATGATATCAAGCTTTGTGAAAATTTTATTGATGATATAATCACAGATGTAAAGTCTTCTTTGTATGATATACAATTGAGCTTATTTAGACCAACTATAAAATTGCTAGAATGCATAGCTACAGTTAATAAAGAATCATGTGTACAAGTGTTAAAAACGATAGTACCACTATGTCTTGGTCAATATTCTTCTAAAACTTCAGTAACAGATAAAACTGTTTTAATCGAAATATTAAACACTTTTATGAAAATTAGTTCTGATCATGGTTTTCATATAAGAG ATGTCCCAGAACTATCATGGACAGATATACCACAGCTATATTTAAACGAATTATCAATGGAACACATGGAGTTACAATCAAAACTATTACATGGACTCACAATACAGAAAATGTATCTGAATGGAACTCATAGAAGTTTACTTTATGATAAGATTTGTCACCTGATTGAAAcaaataataatgaaataagAACAATTTCTACTTTGGCGTTTGCTGCATTATATCCACGTGAAATATCTACTTTAATCAAGGAAAGGTTTCAATTAAATACTG ATGAAGCAAAAATAGAAGTTCGTAAACTGGAAGTAGTAGCAGCAGCAGCTGCTAAAACATACGAATTAGGTACTGAAGTTCTTCCATGCATTGTATCACAGACATCTGCTGCAAATTCTGAAATAAGTTTTACAGCTTTAGCTTGTCTTCACAGGCTAGTTGCTACAAAAGATATTGACTATGATATTCATCACTATCTGTACAATGAATGCAATATCATTGAAAAATTGATTGCTCTTAATGTAACTCCTGAGGATCAGATATTAGATTTGATTTTAAACATTTGTCGATTAATTGTAAGAAAACTTACATCTGAAGAGCAGCAAAAAATTGTTAATAGATACGCTGCAATGTTAAATGAACAAATTTCCGAAACCAATGCTGTtttaataatgaatattattatcCCTTTACGACAAAACATTAATTTAATCATAAGCTCTAATCTGTTAGAAAATTTATATAACTTATCACTCAACAGCATTTATTCAAATATAAGACTTATAACGTGTAAATTTATTGCTGTTATGCTAAACAAAATGAATGATAATGACGAATATTCTCAACATATTTTGCtatattttaaagaaaaaatagCTAATAAGTTAGACACAAGTATTAGTATTGAAGCAAAGCAAGCAGCAGTTTCCTTGCAAATGTGGCTAACAAAGGCCATCATTACAAAAGGTTCTTGTAATGCCTACATTCTCTTGAACGAA CTGacaaatattttcaaacatGATCAAGTAGGTCAATATGTTGCACAAGAATATAACATTTTAACAAATAAGCAAGAAGATGCTTTAACAGAAGACAATTTCTGTAACATCAGAATTTTTTATAGGCAAAGAGTGTTtgagcatttaatacaaaaaaatCTTGATTTCGAAGGTCTATCAAGGCAAAATTATTTAACTGCATTGATACACCTACTAGAGGAAGTACCTATGGAACTTCTATTTATGCATTTAACAAAG TTGGTTCCACTGTTAATAGAATCCTTATCTCTTGATAATGAACAATTAATCTTTTCAACATTAATAACACTGAAACTTCTATTAGAGACTAAACACAGTATCTTTggtgataaaatacaatgcttTATTCCAAGATTTTTGAAATTGTGCAGCTATAAAACTATG AGAGTTAGGATAGCAGCCCTAGAATGTTTAACAAATTACTGTAATTATCCAACAATCTTAATTAACATGTACAAGCAAGATGTATTAGAAAAATTAGCAAATTCAATTGACGACCGAAAACGTTTAGTTCGAAAAGCCGCAGTAAATGCAAGAACGAAATGGTTTTTAGTTGGCGCGCCAGGAGGAATTACAGAAGAATGA
- the Rtp gene encoding MORN repeat-containing protein retinophilin, whose protein sequence is MGDGVVKNGAYKYQDGTKYIGDWNGKGLKHGAGSLLLPDGTRYDGGFQNGLCSGLGVIIFPDGAKYEGEFMQGWFHGHGVFWRSDGMKFEGEFRGGRVWGLGLVTYSDGSHGFPRNEGFFQDCKLVRRRHCPDIIQKAQKISMMARAQCS, encoded by the exons ATGGGTGATG GTGTGGTAAAAAATGGTGCTTACAAGTATCAAGATGGTACAAAATATATTGGAGACTGGAATGGAAAAGGTTTAAAACATGGTGCTGGTTCTCTACTTCTTCCTGATGGAACACGTTATGATGGTGGTTTCCAAAATGGATTGTGCTCAGGTTTAGGAGTAATAATATTTCCAGATGGAGCAAA ATATGAAGGCGAATTTATGCAAGGTTGGTTCCATGGTCATGGTGTATTTTGGAGGTCAGATGGAATGAAATTTGAAGGAGAATTTCGTGGTGGTCGTGTGTGGGGCTTAG GGTTGGTCACTTATAGTGATGGATCACATGGTTTCCCTAGAAATGAAGGTTTCTTTCAGGATTGTAAACTAGTACGTCGTAGACATTGTCCTGATATAATACAAAAGGCACAGAAGATTTCTATGATGGCTCGTGCCCAATGCAGTTAA
- the Fbl gene encoding pantothenate kinase 3 fbl isoform X2, with protein sequence MSPQSYKSHITAKVMASNGFTDTEASAKESKNHSSPSMPWFGMDIGGTLSKLVYFEPKDITRDEADAEVETLKNIRRYLVKNSAYGKTGHRDIHLQMDNVCIRGRRGTLHFIRFPTSEMGNFLAFARSKGMANLVTTVCATGGGAYKFEKNFKQEVNMNLAKFDELDSLIRGMLYIETTNPHEFYYWSHPTDDSKCQKVPYDFSEPYPFLLVNIGSGVSILAVYGPENYKRISGTSLGGGTFLGLCCLLTGCNTFEEAIELATGGDNTRVDKLVKDIYGGDYGPFGLPGDLVASSFGQMNSKDRRNAVSKEDLARATLVTITNNIGSIARMCAVNEKIERVVFVGNFLRVNPISMKLLAYAMDYWSKGTMKALFLEHEGYFGAVGCLLQFNGETS encoded by the exons ATGAGTCCTCAGAGTTATAAAAGTCACATCACTGCAAAAGTTATGGCATCTAATGGTTTCACTGATACTGAAGCTTCAGCAAAGGAGTCCAAAAATCATTCATCACCTT CAATGCCATGGTTTGGTATGGATATAGGTGGTACATTATCCAAATTAGTATATTTTGAACCCAAAGATATTACAAGGGATGAAGCAGATGCAGAAGTagaaacattaaaaaatattaggcGATATTTAGTAAAAAATTCTGCATATGGAAAAACAGGCCACCGTGATATACACTTACAG ATGGATAATGTCTGCATCAGAGGTAGACGTGGCACATTACATTTTATCAGATTTCCTACAAGTGAAATGGGAAACTTTTTAGCCTTTGCAAGGTCTAAGGGTATGGCTAATCTGGTAACCACTGTTTGTGCTACTGGTGGTGGAGCatataaatttgaaaaaaattttaaacaa GAAGTAAACATGAATTTAGCAAAATTTGACGAATTAGATAGCTTAATACGTGGTATGCTTTATATAGAGACAACAAATCCACATGAATTTTATTATTGGTCTCATCCTACGGATGATAGTAAATGTCAGAAGGTTCCTTATGATTTTTCTGAACCTTATCCTTTTTTG cttgtaaatattggatctggagTAAGCATATTAGCAGTTTATGGGCCAGAGAATTATAAAAGAATATCTGGAACCAG TTTAGGTGGTGGTACATTCTTAGGATTATGCTGCTTACTAACTGGATGTAACACTTTTGAAGAGGCAATAGAATTAGCAACTGGGGGTGATAATACTAGAGTGGATAAGTTAGTTAAAGATATTTATGGTGGAGACTATGGACCCTTTGGTCTTCCTGGAGATCTTGTAGCAAGCAG TTTTGGACAGATGAATTCCAAAGACCGTCGAAATGCTGTTAGTAAAGAAGATCTCGCACGTGCAACGCTTGTAACTATTACAAATAATATTGGTTCTATTGCCCGTATGTGTGCTgtcaatgaaaaaattgaaagg GTAGTGTTCGTAGGAAACTTCCTCAGGGTAAATCCTATATCAATGAAACTTCTGGCCTATGCTATGGATTATTGGTCTAAAGGGACAATGAAAGCTTTGTTTTTAGAGCATGAG GGTTACTTTGGTGCAGTAGGATGCCTGCTCCAATTCAATGGTGAAACAAGCTAA
- the Fbl gene encoding pantothenate kinase 3 fbl isoform X1: MSPQSYKSHITAKVMASNGFTDTEASAKESKNHSSPCESFNSMPWFGMDIGGTLSKLVYFEPKDITRDEADAEVETLKNIRRYLVKNSAYGKTGHRDIHLQMDNVCIRGRRGTLHFIRFPTSEMGNFLAFARSKGMANLVTTVCATGGGAYKFEKNFKQEVNMNLAKFDELDSLIRGMLYIETTNPHEFYYWSHPTDDSKCQKVPYDFSEPYPFLLVNIGSGVSILAVYGPENYKRISGTSLGGGTFLGLCCLLTGCNTFEEAIELATGGDNTRVDKLVKDIYGGDYGPFGLPGDLVASSFGQMNSKDRRNAVSKEDLARATLVTITNNIGSIARMCAVNEKIERVVFVGNFLRVNPISMKLLAYAMDYWSKGTMKALFLEHEGYFGAVGCLLQFNGETS; encoded by the exons ATGAGTCCTCAGAGTTATAAAAGTCACATCACTGCAAAAGTTATGGCATCTAATGGTTTCACTGATACTGAAGCTTCAGCAAAGGAGTCCAAAAATCATTCATCACCTTGTGAGTCATTTAATT CAATGCCATGGTTTGGTATGGATATAGGTGGTACATTATCCAAATTAGTATATTTTGAACCCAAAGATATTACAAGGGATGAAGCAGATGCAGAAGTagaaacattaaaaaatattaggcGATATTTAGTAAAAAATTCTGCATATGGAAAAACAGGCCACCGTGATATACACTTACAG ATGGATAATGTCTGCATCAGAGGTAGACGTGGCACATTACATTTTATCAGATTTCCTACAAGTGAAATGGGAAACTTTTTAGCCTTTGCAAGGTCTAAGGGTATGGCTAATCTGGTAACCACTGTTTGTGCTACTGGTGGTGGAGCatataaatttgaaaaaaattttaaacaa GAAGTAAACATGAATTTAGCAAAATTTGACGAATTAGATAGCTTAATACGTGGTATGCTTTATATAGAGACAACAAATCCACATGAATTTTATTATTGGTCTCATCCTACGGATGATAGTAAATGTCAGAAGGTTCCTTATGATTTTTCTGAACCTTATCCTTTTTTG cttgtaaatattggatctggagTAAGCATATTAGCAGTTTATGGGCCAGAGAATTATAAAAGAATATCTGGAACCAG TTTAGGTGGTGGTACATTCTTAGGATTATGCTGCTTACTAACTGGATGTAACACTTTTGAAGAGGCAATAGAATTAGCAACTGGGGGTGATAATACTAGAGTGGATAAGTTAGTTAAAGATATTTATGGTGGAGACTATGGACCCTTTGGTCTTCCTGGAGATCTTGTAGCAAGCAG TTTTGGACAGATGAATTCCAAAGACCGTCGAAATGCTGTTAGTAAAGAAGATCTCGCACGTGCAACGCTTGTAACTATTACAAATAATATTGGTTCTATTGCCCGTATGTGTGCTgtcaatgaaaaaattgaaagg GTAGTGTTCGTAGGAAACTTCCTCAGGGTAAATCCTATATCAATGAAACTTCTGGCCTATGCTATGGATTATTGGTCTAAAGGGACAATGAAAGCTTTGTTTTTAGAGCATGAG GGTTACTTTGGTGCAGTAGGATGCCTGCTCCAATTCAATGGTGAAACAAGCTAA
- the Gas8 gene encoding growth arrest specific protein 8: protein MNREQLEIYAHKILEEIEREREERNFFQLERDKLRTFWEITRHQLDEARAVVRNKEREKEELTEKHEAELKLYKQKVKHLMYEHQTNLSETKAEHMVALKIAQDDHIVQENELFKDKKDLKKMQKEQEVAHMNEIRTLKLKNAEELDKMMKQFESEAAEMEQKYEQKIASLYESLTLKHRMEITEVEERKNTQIANLMKNHEKAFTEMKAYYNDITLNNLSLIQSMKEQMDTMKNNEERMKKQVRELTNENKKYSADLKSQEETLAHLSHQLSNYEKDKQCLANTKKRLASTSKNFENLKWENEVLELRFEKCQSERDELHSRFISAILELQQKTGLKNVLLEKKLEKLSDLLEQREAQISEVLTAAQLDPMAVVNANKKLESMLNKKNTAIQDLQYELAKVCKAHDDLLRTYEAKLKEYGIPKCELGFQPLRGKAVSTKLGLGPAGLVTTNR from the exons ATGAATAGAGAGCAATTAGAAATTTATGCTCATAAAATACTTGAAGAGATCGAACGTGAGAGAGAAGAAAGGAACTTTTTTCAACTTGAAAGGGACAAGCTCAGAACTTTTTGGGAAATCACAAGGCATCAGTTAGATGAAGCACGTGCAGTTGTCAG AAATAAAGAACGCGAAAAAGAAGAATTAACAGAAAAACATGAAGCAGAACTTAAATTGTACAAGCAAAAAGTAAAACACCTAATGTATGAACATCAGACAAATTTATCAGAAACTAAAGCTGAGCATATGGTTGCACTTAAAATAGCACAAGATGATCATATAGTTCAAGAAAATGAATTGTTTAAAGATAAAAAGGATTTGAAGAAGATGCAAAAGGAACAAGAAGTGGCACATATGAATGAAATACGTACACTGAAATTG AAAAATGCAGAAGAATTAGATAAAATGATGAAACAATTTGAATCTGAAGCAGCAGAAATGGAACAAAAGTATGAGCAAAAAATAGCAAGCCTCTATGAATCTCTTACATTAAAACACAGGATGGAAATAACTGAAgtagaagaaagaaaaaatacacaaattgcaaatttaatgaAGAATCATGAAAAAGCCTTTACAGAAATGAAAGCCTACTATAATGATATTACCCTTAACAATTTATCATTAATACAAAGCATGAAG GAACAAATGGATACAATGAAAAATAACGAGGAGCGCATGAAGAAACAAGTACGAGAATTGAcaaacgaaaataaaaaatattctgcTGATTTGAAATCTCAGGAAGAAACCTTAGCACACCTGAGTCATCAACTTTCAAATTATGAAAAAGATAAACAGTGTTTAGCA aatacGAAAAAACGATTGGCATCGACTTCGAAAaacttcgaaaatttaaaatggGAAAATGAAGTATTAGAATTACGTTTTGAAAAA tgTCAATCTGAAAGAGATGAACTACATTCAAGATTTATATCTGCTATACTAGAACTTCAGCAAAAGACTGGGCTAAAGAATGTTCTCTTAGAAAAGAAACTTGAGAAGTTATCAGATTTACTGGAACAACGTGAAGCGCAAATTAGCGAAGTACTCACTGCCGCACAATTGGATCCAATGGCTGTTGTCAATGCTAATAAAAAATTAGAG AGTATGCTTAACAAAAAGAATACTGCGATACAAGATCTCCAATACGAGTTAGCAAAAGTTTGCAAAGCACATGACGATTTACTTAGAACGTATGAAGCTAAGTTAAAGGAATATGGTATTCCAAAATGTGAACTCGGTTTTCAGCCCTTAAGAGGCAAGGCAGTTAGTACAAAGTTAGGACTAGGACCAGCAGGTCTTGTTACTACAAACCGTTAA